The following is a genomic window from Pseudomonas purpurea.
CTGGATATCTTGCTTGCGCAGGCCCAAGGTGACTTGCAGGCGTTCATCCAGTACCGACACGGTGTCGGCCAGTGCCACGCCGGACAGTTGGGTTTCGGACACCTTCAACGCATCCGGGGTGGCGATGGAGGGTTTGGGGCGATCCACCGGGTGATAGATGTTCGAGAGGATCGCCGGGCCGGACAGTATGCCTCTGGACAGTTCGTCGCGATAACGGGTGACTTGCACGGTGGCGGCATGGCTGACCGGTCCGGTATCGAAGCGGGCACGTGCGCCGGCATCGACGGTGTAGCGTTCGACTTCGAATTTGTAATACCCCGGAATCGACGAGGTATCACCCGCGCTGTTGAGGAGGGTCGGGGTCTGGTCGGACAGTCGCGCCACGTCCGATTTACCGCCCCCGGCATGGGCAAACAGGGTCACGGTCTCGTTCAGGTCGTACTCGGTGCTCAGCAGTGCAGCCTTGTCGCGGGTTTCGGCCCAGCCCCAATCCTGGGTCACGTTCTTGCTGCCATTGGCGGCCGAAGGGACATCGACGCCACGGGCGATCAGGAATGGCCGCGAGGGCGCATCGAACTCTTCTTGCTGACTGATCAGGTCCAGGCTGGTGCGCAGTCGCTCGCCCTGGTAGTCAAGGGAAATCGCGCCAATGTCGACATCCCTCGATTGCTTGTCGATCGAGGTGTCACCTTGCTGGGTGCTGCCGTTGATGCGCACGCCGAACTGGCGTTCGTCACCGAAGCGCCGACTGAGGTCCAGGTGCCCGCCGACTTGCGAATCCGTGGCGTAGGTGGCAGTGAAACGGGTCAGGTCTTCGTCCAGCGAACGCTTGGGAACGATGTTGATCACGCCGCCGACCCCGCTGTTGGGTGACATGCCGTAGAGCAGGGCACCGGGACCTTTGATCACTTCAACGCGCTCGGCATATTCGGTGAATACCCGGTAGTTGGGCGCCACACCGTAGACCCCGTCGAACGCCAACTCCCCCAGGTTGCCTTCGCCCACCGGGAACCCGCGAATGAAGAACGAATCAACGACACCCCCGGTCTGCCCGGTCGAACGCACCGAGGAGTCGCGCTCCAGCACATCGGCGACAGTGACTGCCTGTTGGTCCTTGATCAGGGTGGCGGTGTAGTTGCTGACGTTGAAAGGCACGTCCATGACGTCTTTGTTGCCCAGTAACCCCAGCCGCCCGCCACGGGCCACCTGACCGCCGCTGTAGACCGCCGG
Proteins encoded in this region:
- a CDS encoding TonB-dependent receptor, producing the protein MSVARPLPSDRSLKPALRRALLSLALTAASPCIWAAAPAQLDTVAPRTYHIAPGPLGSTLSGFAIDVGIALSFQPSLTEGLTSAGLSGRFSAQEAVNRLLAGSGLELVARPDGSYTLVKRPAETAGGLTLSETTVSGTDGRTDSLPAVYSGGQVARGGRLGLLGNKDVMDVPFNVSNYTATLIKDQQAVTVADVLERDSSVRSTGQTGGVVDSFFIRGFPVGEGNLGELAFDGVYGVAPNYRVFTEYAERVEVIKGPGALLYGMSPNSGVGGVINIVPKRSLDEDLTRFTATYATDSQVGGHLDLSRRFGDERQFGVRINGSTQQGDTSIDKQSRDVDIGAISLDYQGERLRTSLDLISQQEEFDAPSRPFLIARGVDVPSAANGSKNVTQDWGWAETRDKAALLSTEYDLNETVTLFAHAGGGKSDVARLSDQTPTLLNSAGDTSSIPGYYKFEVERYTVDAGARARFDTGPVSHAATVQVTRYRDELSRGILSGPAILSNIYHPVDRPKPSIATPDALKVSETQLSGVALADTVSVLDERLQVTLGLRKQDIQSDNYNAAGAVTTSYDKSATTPLFGVVVKPWDHVSFYYNYIEGLSKGDVAPSTASNSGQIFAPYISRQQEVGVKVDYGTFTSTLSLFQIKKPSGELSDGVFSVQGEQRNRGVELNLFGEIAEGTRLLGGITLLDAELTKSGTAANRGNKPVGVPDTQANLWAEWDTPWIEGLTLTSGAIYTASQYVNQANTQELDPWTRIDAGARYTTTLDGRPTTLRATVQNVFDRESWSGVASYGAFSQGSPRTLQLSATVDF